One genomic segment of Actinoplanes ianthinogenes includes these proteins:
- a CDS encoding SRPBCC family protein, giving the protein MADILHRVGVKGAAPEDVYDALTTVDGLAAWWTEKTSGDGGLGGRLEFRFPPVGGFDMEVVETRPAERVTWRVVDGPEEWIGTTIDWRLRRDGDYTIILFEHQGWKEPVEFMNHCSTKWATYLLSLKALVETGAGAPAPHDLPISDWH; this is encoded by the coding sequence ATGGCGGACATCCTGCACCGGGTCGGCGTCAAGGGCGCGGCACCGGAGGACGTCTACGACGCGCTCACCACCGTCGACGGGCTGGCTGCCTGGTGGACGGAGAAGACCAGTGGGGACGGCGGGCTCGGGGGCCGGTTGGAGTTCCGGTTCCCGCCGGTGGGCGGCTTCGACATGGAGGTGGTGGAGACCCGGCCGGCCGAGCGGGTCACCTGGCGGGTCGTCGACGGCCCCGAGGAGTGGATCGGCACGACCATCGACTGGCGGCTGCGCCGGGACGGTGACTACACGATCATCCTGTTCGAGCACCAGGGGTGGAAGGAGCCGGTCGAGTTCATGAACCATTGCAGCACCAAGTGGGCCACCTACCTGCTGAGCTTGAAGGCGCTGGTGGAGACCGGCGCCGGCGCGCCCGCCCCGCACGACCTTCCGATCAGCGACTGGCATTGA
- a CDS encoding FadR/GntR family transcriptional regulator — protein MGTDRTSTSARVFTPLDPHSRAETVVRRLTDAITFGLLTDAEQLPSEADLAAQLGVSRVTVREALVTLRQQNLVETRRGRGGGSFVRAPAAGHAPSLRARLAAMSLPQLRDTADHYAAIAGAAARLAAQRADTDDVRRIREELDARGRPLHRVERAFHLEVAAVAQSARLAHEEVAFAAELGTLLWSPIVPADGDAFDPHADHTRIVDAIAAGDDDRARRLTEDHVARAVERLVNLHLTLVDP, from the coding sequence ATGGGCACGGACCGGACCAGCACGTCAGCACGGGTGTTCACGCCGCTCGACCCGCACAGCCGCGCGGAGACCGTGGTCCGGCGCCTCACCGACGCGATCACTTTCGGTCTGCTCACCGACGCCGAGCAGCTGCCCAGCGAGGCCGACCTGGCGGCGCAGCTCGGGGTTTCCCGGGTCACCGTCCGGGAAGCACTGGTCACCCTGCGGCAGCAGAACCTGGTGGAGACCCGCCGCGGCCGAGGCGGCGGCAGTTTCGTGCGGGCGCCGGCTGCCGGGCACGCGCCGTCGTTGCGCGCCCGGCTCGCCGCGATGAGCCTGCCCCAGCTGCGCGACACCGCCGACCACTACGCGGCGATCGCCGGCGCCGCGGCACGCCTGGCCGCCCAGCGCGCCGACACGGACGACGTGCGGCGCATCCGGGAGGAGCTCGACGCCCGGGGCCGTCCGCTGCACCGGGTCGAGCGGGCCTTCCACCTGGAGGTCGCCGCGGTCGCCCAGTCCGCCCGGCTGGCACACGAGGAAGTGGCGTTCGCGGCCGAGCTGGGGACCCTGCTCTGGTCACCGATCGTCCCGGCGGACGGCGACGCGTTCGATCCGCATGCCGACCACACGCGGATCGTGGACGCCATCGCCGCGGGCGACGACGACCGGGCACGCCGGCTCACCGAGGACCACGTCGCGAGGGCCGTCGAACGTCTGGTAAACCTGCATCTGACGTTGGTCGACCCGTGA
- a CDS encoding sigma-70 family RNA polymerase sigma factor: protein MTTPEQHEAFRGDLLAHCYRMLGSVQEAEDLVQETLLRAWKAADRFDPRKASLRTWLHRIATNACLTALEGRARRPLPSGLGGPGDPQAPLTPSLDVPWLQPFPDARLGDPADAAQQRASLRLAWVAALQLLPARQRAALVLRDVLQFSAAEVAEVLDSSVASVNSGLQRARATLREAAPELDEQREPADPGERAVVERYLAAFEAADVPELSRLLADDVAMEMPPVALWLRGRADYLAFIVRVFAMRGPGWRMVPVPANGSLALAAYAPDLRAHSVQVFTVAGGLVRRSVSFVDPALFALFGLPPVHDARWRSSMR from the coding sequence ATGACGACACCGGAGCAGCACGAGGCTTTCCGCGGCGACCTGCTGGCGCACTGCTACCGGATGCTCGGCTCGGTCCAGGAGGCCGAGGACCTGGTGCAGGAGACCCTGCTGCGGGCGTGGAAGGCGGCCGACCGGTTCGACCCGCGGAAGGCGTCGCTGCGCACCTGGCTGCACCGCATCGCGACCAACGCCTGCCTCACCGCGCTGGAGGGCCGCGCCCGGCGCCCGCTGCCGAGCGGCCTCGGCGGCCCCGGCGACCCGCAGGCGCCGCTCACCCCGAGCCTCGACGTGCCGTGGCTCCAGCCGTTCCCGGACGCCCGCCTCGGTGACCCCGCCGACGCCGCCCAGCAGCGCGCCAGCCTGCGACTGGCCTGGGTCGCGGCACTTCAGCTGCTGCCCGCCCGGCAGCGCGCCGCGCTGGTGCTGCGCGACGTGCTCCAGTTCTCCGCCGCCGAGGTCGCGGAGGTGCTGGACTCCAGCGTCGCGTCGGTGAACAGCGGCCTGCAACGGGCGCGTGCCACCCTGCGCGAGGCCGCACCGGAGCTCGACGAGCAGCGCGAGCCGGCCGACCCGGGGGAGCGGGCGGTGGTCGAGCGCTACCTGGCCGCGTTCGAGGCCGCCGACGTGCCGGAGCTGTCCCGGCTGCTCGCCGACGACGTGGCGATGGAGATGCCGCCGGTCGCGCTCTGGCTGCGCGGGCGCGCGGACTACCTGGCGTTCATCGTGCGGGTGTTCGCCATGCGCGGTCCGGGCTGGCGGATGGTGCCGGTGCCGGCGAACGGGAGCCTGGCGCTGGCGGCCTACGCCCCGGACCTGCGGGCGCACTCCGTGCAGGTGTTCACGGTGGCCGGTGGGCTGGTCCGGCGCAGCGTGTCGTTCGTGGATCCGGCACTCTTCGCGCTGTTCGGACTGCCGCCGGTCCATGACGCGCGGTGGCGTTCGTCGATGCGTTGA
- a CDS encoding ABC transporter substrate-binding protein: MRITAILAAGMLLLAACGGGGDGSGGSGPGGLAVPKIDKLGSLGTGEGAVTIVSWAGYVEDGSTDKSVDWVTPFEKETGCQVNNKVAATSDEMVTLMKTGDYDVVSASGDASLRLIYGGDVAPVNTDLVANYKDVFDGLKNKAWNSVDGVAYGIPHGRGANLLMYRTDTVKPAPTSWGAVFDANSPYSGKITAYDSPIYIADAALYLMKTKPELGIKNPYALDDKQFQASVDLLKEQNKTIGEYWSDYTKEVQAFKAGNSVIGTSWQVIANLAEADKAPVEAILPSEGATGWSDTWMISSKAKHPNCGYLWMNYIVSPKANAQVAEWFGEAPANKLSCGETADKNHCATFHADDETYFDQVWYWTTPLAQCVDGRTDVTCKDYSAWTQAWTTIKG, from the coding sequence ATGCGGATAACGGCGATTCTGGCGGCGGGCATGCTCCTGCTGGCCGCATGCGGTGGTGGCGGTGACGGGAGCGGCGGCTCCGGTCCGGGCGGCCTCGCCGTCCCGAAGATCGACAAGCTGGGGTCGCTCGGAACCGGTGAGGGCGCCGTCACTATCGTTTCGTGGGCCGGGTATGTCGAGGACGGGTCGACCGACAAGAGCGTCGACTGGGTGACGCCGTTCGAGAAGGAGACCGGCTGCCAGGTCAACAACAAGGTGGCGGCGACCTCGGACGAGATGGTCACGCTGATGAAGACCGGCGACTACGACGTGGTGTCGGCGTCCGGGGACGCGTCGCTGCGGCTGATCTACGGCGGGGACGTCGCGCCGGTCAACACCGATCTGGTCGCCAATTACAAGGACGTCTTCGACGGCCTGAAGAACAAGGCCTGGAACTCGGTGGACGGGGTCGCCTACGGCATTCCGCACGGGCGCGGCGCCAACCTGCTGATGTACCGGACCGACACGGTCAAGCCGGCGCCGACCTCGTGGGGCGCGGTGTTCGACGCCAACTCGCCGTACAGCGGGAAGATCACGGCGTACGACTCGCCGATCTACATCGCCGACGCCGCGCTGTACCTGATGAAGACCAAGCCCGAGCTGGGGATCAAGAACCCCTACGCGCTCGACGACAAGCAGTTCCAGGCTTCGGTGGATCTGCTCAAGGAGCAGAACAAGACGATCGGCGAGTACTGGTCCGATTACACCAAGGAGGTCCAGGCGTTCAAGGCCGGCAACTCGGTGATCGGTACGTCGTGGCAGGTGATCGCGAACCTGGCCGAGGCCGACAAGGCGCCGGTCGAGGCGATCCTGCCCAGCGAGGGTGCGACCGGCTGGTCGGACACCTGGATGATCTCGTCCAAGGCCAAGCACCCGAACTGCGGCTACCTGTGGATGAACTACATCGTGTCGCCGAAGGCCAACGCGCAGGTGGCGGAGTGGTTCGGCGAGGCGCCGGCGAACAAGCTGTCGTGCGGCGAGACCGCCGACAAGAACCACTGCGCGACGTTCCACGCGGACGACGAGACGTATTTCGACCAGGTCTGGTACTGGACCACGCCGCTCGCGCAGTGTGTGGACGGACGCACCGACGTGACCTGCAAGGACTACTCGGCCTGGACGCAGGCCTGGACGACGATCAAGGGATAG
- a CDS encoding acyltransferase family protein yields the protein MNRKRVAGLDGLRGLCALYVMLFHCWAYTFRGFPRYRGPDWLSWLGFGRLSVVLFLVLSGFSLALAAAGDDWRLGSLVRYARRRAWRILPAYWAALAFSLVIAWTVVRQPYSPEPTAGSVVVYTLLLQDLVAVPTPNGAFWSIGVEVLLYGVLPLLLILCRRLGPAAMLAVVTLPVLVIGFMVFDGSPPQGDNLLTPHLVPAFAAGVAAAGVAAAGARRLPWAALSLLAAIPAGALVLHQGSRWMVHHYYWVDLAVVPAMTLFLLAVVSGRPPALIRLLDSAPLRRLGSFSYSLYLIHLPIVVAIDQKVVAPRLGHGIVAFTATTVLAGGLSLIGAWCFAKLFEVPFRSWADVRNAIRPGVRAGAPITDAIEAPAGLSDPGAARSGPSPHRSPVRSW from the coding sequence GTGAACCGGAAACGGGTGGCCGGTCTTGACGGTCTGCGTGGACTCTGCGCCCTCTACGTGATGTTGTTCCACTGCTGGGCGTACACGTTCCGCGGTTTTCCCCGCTATCGCGGGCCCGATTGGCTGAGCTGGCTCGGCTTCGGCCGGCTCTCGGTGGTGCTGTTCCTGGTCCTGTCCGGGTTCTCGCTGGCCCTGGCGGCGGCCGGCGACGACTGGCGGCTGGGCAGCCTGGTCCGGTACGCCCGCCGCCGGGCCTGGCGCATCCTCCCCGCCTACTGGGCCGCCCTCGCGTTCAGCCTGGTCATCGCGTGGACCGTGGTCCGCCAGCCGTACTCCCCGGAGCCGACCGCCGGGTCGGTGGTGGTCTACACGCTGCTGCTCCAGGACCTGGTCGCGGTGCCGACCCCGAACGGCGCGTTCTGGTCGATCGGCGTGGAGGTGCTGCTGTACGGCGTACTCCCGCTGCTCCTGATCCTGTGCCGCCGCCTCGGCCCGGCGGCGATGCTGGCCGTCGTCACCCTGCCGGTGCTCGTGATCGGCTTCATGGTCTTCGACGGCTCACCGCCGCAGGGCGACAACCTGCTGACCCCGCATCTCGTCCCGGCCTTCGCCGCGGGCGTCGCGGCGGCCGGCGTGGCCGCGGCAGGCGCCCGCCGCCTGCCGTGGGCCGCGCTGTCACTGCTGGCCGCCATCCCGGCCGGAGCCCTCGTCCTGCACCAGGGCTCACGGTGGATGGTCCACCACTACTACTGGGTCGATCTCGCGGTCGTCCCGGCGATGACCCTGTTCCTGCTGGCCGTTGTGAGCGGCCGGCCACCCGCCCTGATCCGCCTGCTCGACTCCGCGCCGTTGCGGCGGCTGGGTTCGTTCTCCTACAGCCTCTACCTGATCCACCTGCCGATCGTGGTCGCGATCGACCAGAAGGTGGTGGCCCCACGGCTGGGCCACGGAATCGTCGCCTTCACGGCCACGACGGTGCTCGCCGGTGGCCTGTCGCTGATCGGTGCGTGGTGTTTCGCCAAGCTCTTCGAGGTGCCGTTCCGCTCCTGGGCGGACGTCAGGAACGCGATCCGTCCGGGTGTGCGGGCCGGAGCCCCGATCACGGACGCGATCGAGGCTCCGGCCGGGCTCAGCGATCCCGGCGCAGCACGGTCAGGGCCGTCACCCCACCGGAGCCCGGTTCGATCGTGGTGA
- a CDS encoding L,D-transpeptidase: MIQRRKVIIGTLGVAAAATAAGCSSHSNKASAGDNGTTNWVEPVAESATEPSAAPVTLTVTPAHGTKEVSPVNPITVAASNGTLQSVTVTTGKTKVEGAMQSDGSWQSTEELDYSKTYKVVATTSDSTGTSAAHTSTFSTIKPDNLVKVTFQANAMTSLKTGGTYGAGQPVIIAFSRSVNKKAAEKAIEITTSPSVEGKFYWASDQTVHWRPAKYWAKGTTIKVKVNGFGTKLGKGVYGAKNSSTHFTIGRQLIALADTRTHMTKVYIDGKLVRTMKSSFGKGGGTTGAQGQKVSFWTAGGPHVVLSKERKHSMSSASYGVTDPNDPNYYDSPDIEYCTRISYSGEFLHAAPWNGQLGQANRSHGCVNLSTKDALWVYNTFILGDIVDVKHSPRDLEIWNGLGDWTVPFDKYGA; the protein is encoded by the coding sequence ATGATTCAGCGACGTAAGGTCATCATCGGCACACTGGGTGTGGCCGCAGCTGCTACCGCCGCTGGCTGTTCCTCCCACAGCAACAAGGCGAGCGCCGGTGACAACGGCACGACCAACTGGGTCGAGCCGGTCGCCGAGTCGGCCACCGAGCCGTCGGCCGCGCCGGTCACGCTGACCGTGACGCCGGCCCACGGGACCAAAGAGGTCTCCCCGGTCAATCCGATCACCGTGGCCGCTTCGAACGGCACGCTCCAGTCGGTCACCGTCACCACCGGCAAGACCAAGGTCGAGGGCGCCATGCAGTCCGACGGCAGCTGGCAGTCGACCGAGGAGCTCGACTACAGCAAGACCTACAAGGTGGTCGCGACCACCAGCGACAGCACCGGCACGTCCGCCGCGCACACCTCGACGTTCAGCACCATCAAGCCGGACAACCTGGTCAAGGTGACGTTCCAGGCGAATGCCATGACGTCCCTCAAGACCGGCGGGACCTACGGCGCCGGTCAGCCCGTGATCATCGCGTTCAGCCGCTCGGTCAACAAGAAGGCGGCCGAGAAGGCCATCGAGATCACCACGTCGCCGTCCGTCGAGGGCAAGTTCTACTGGGCGAGCGACCAGACCGTGCACTGGCGCCCCGCGAAGTACTGGGCCAAGGGCACCACCATCAAGGTGAAGGTCAACGGCTTCGGCACGAAGCTGGGCAAGGGTGTCTACGGGGCGAAGAACTCGTCCACCCACTTCACCATCGGCCGCCAGCTGATCGCGCTCGCCGACACCCGCACCCACATGACGAAGGTGTACATCGACGGCAAGCTGGTCCGCACCATGAAGAGCAGCTTCGGCAAGGGTGGCGGCACCACCGGCGCGCAGGGGCAGAAGGTGAGCTTCTGGACCGCCGGCGGCCCGCACGTCGTGCTGTCCAAGGAGCGCAAGCACAGCATGAGCTCGGCCAGCTACGGCGTCACCGACCCGAACGACCCGAATTACTACGACTCCCCCGACATCGAGTACTGCACCCGGATCAGCTACTCGGGCGAGTTCCTGCATGCCGCCCCGTGGAACGGTCAGCTCGGCCAGGCGAACCGGTCGCACGGCTGTGTGAACCTGAGCACCAAGGACGCGCTGTGGGTGTACAACACCTTCATCCTCGGCGACATCGTCGACGTCAAGCACAGCCCGCGTGATCTGGAGATCTGGAACGGTCTCGGCGACTGGACGGTGCCCTTCGACAAGTACGGCGCCTGA
- a CDS encoding PDC sensor domain-containing protein gives MGQTTLAGHVTALAEQVFATADALRRDAEEIFAAVDHPIISADLTPLRPRVIAALGGLITGAGVITVPLTDDLPGLEWWMGTGPEQRSRLVLDVDPDSDTFVDLARLPWFAVPRETGRRHVTGPYVDYVCAEEYTLTFTVPVRAGGEVTGIAGADVTVGDLERTLRPAMRAAHATVALVNTQGRIIAGSTARHVTGSLIRDPQIRAALGVRTAQALPGGVRVDPCPALPLAVITWDRA, from the coding sequence GTGGGACAGACGACTCTGGCCGGCCACGTCACGGCGCTCGCGGAGCAGGTCTTCGCGACCGCCGACGCGCTGCGCCGCGACGCCGAGGAGATCTTCGCGGCCGTGGACCACCCGATCATCTCGGCCGATCTGACCCCGCTGCGCCCGCGGGTGATCGCCGCACTCGGCGGCCTGATCACCGGCGCCGGCGTGATCACCGTGCCGCTCACCGACGACCTGCCCGGCCTGGAGTGGTGGATGGGCACCGGCCCGGAGCAGCGTTCCCGCCTGGTGCTCGACGTCGACCCGGACAGCGACACCTTCGTCGACCTGGCCCGCCTCCCGTGGTTCGCGGTCCCGCGCGAGACCGGCCGGCGCCACGTCACCGGCCCCTACGTCGACTATGTCTGCGCCGAGGAGTACACCCTCACCTTCACCGTCCCGGTCCGCGCGGGCGGCGAGGTCACCGGGATAGCCGGCGCGGACGTCACGGTCGGCGACCTGGAGCGCACCCTGCGGCCCGCGATGCGCGCCGCCCACGCCACGGTCGCCCTGGTCAACACGCAGGGCCGGATCATCGCGGGCAGCACCGCTCGGCACGTCACCGGTTCCTTGATCCGCGACCCGCAGATCCGCGCCGCCCTCGGCGTCCGCACCGCCCAGGCCCTGCCCGGCGGCGTCCGCGTCGACCCCTGTCCCGCCCTGCCCCTCGCGGTCATCACCTGGGACCGCGCCTGA
- a CDS encoding ABC transporter ATP-binding protein, translating into MNDTPTPAIRLTGLRKSFGAVEAVAGVDLEIADGEFFSMLGPSGSGKTTVLRMIAGFELPTAGTVELAGRDVTRLAPFERDVNTVFQDYALFPHLSVLENVEYGLKVRKVGKKERRDRAEQALAAVRLEGFGGRKPSAMSGGQRQRVALARALVNRPRVLLLDEPLGALDLKLREQMQVELKAIQREVGITFVFVTHDQDEALTMSDRVAVFDAGTIAQVGTPEEVYENPASSFVAGFVGTSNVFTGEVATALLGREGTFSIRPEKLDLTADEDGNGVVAEVVYAGPITRYVVDLDAGSRVVAVAQNRHNGAPLVARGHRVRLSWHDDHVTVL; encoded by the coding sequence GTGAACGACACACCCACCCCAGCGATCCGGCTCACCGGGCTCCGCAAGTCGTTCGGTGCCGTGGAGGCGGTGGCCGGTGTCGATCTGGAGATCGCCGACGGCGAGTTCTTCTCGATGCTCGGTCCGTCCGGCTCCGGCAAGACGACCGTGTTGCGGATGATCGCCGGGTTCGAGCTGCCCACGGCGGGCACGGTCGAGCTGGCCGGCCGGGACGTGACGAGGCTGGCGCCGTTCGAGCGCGACGTCAACACGGTCTTCCAGGACTACGCGTTGTTCCCGCACCTGAGCGTGCTGGAGAACGTCGAGTACGGACTGAAGGTGCGCAAGGTCGGCAAGAAGGAGCGACGTGACCGGGCGGAGCAGGCGCTTGCTGCCGTACGTCTGGAAGGTTTCGGCGGCCGTAAGCCGTCGGCGATGTCCGGCGGTCAGCGGCAGCGGGTCGCGCTGGCCCGGGCGCTGGTCAACCGGCCGAGAGTGCTGCTGCTCGACGAGCCGCTCGGTGCCCTCGACCTGAAGCTGCGTGAGCAGATGCAGGTCGAGCTCAAGGCGATCCAGCGCGAGGTCGGCATCACGTTCGTCTTCGTGACCCACGACCAGGACGAGGCACTGACCATGAGCGACCGGGTCGCGGTCTTCGACGCCGGCACGATCGCCCAGGTCGGCACCCCGGAAGAGGTCTACGAGAACCCGGCCAGCTCGTTCGTGGCCGGCTTCGTCGGCACCTCCAACGTGTTCACCGGCGAGGTGGCCACGGCGTTGCTGGGCCGCGAGGGCACCTTCTCGATCCGCCCGGAGAAGCTCGACCTCACGGCCGACGAGGACGGCAACGGCGTGGTCGCCGAGGTCGTCTACGCCGGGCCGATCACCCGATACGTCGTCGACCTCGACGCGGGCAGCCGCGTCGTGGCCGTCGCCCAGAACCGCCACAACGGCGCCCCGCTGGTCGCGCGCGGCCATCGGGTCCGGCTGAGCTGGCACGACGACCACGTGACCGTTCTATGA
- a CDS encoding ABC transporter permease, with amino-acid sequence MTSLGSYLHRHPRLRLAGLLSAPLLWLVVAYLGALAVLLVSAFWTVNGFTGGVVRQFSLANFRTILSEEVYRAVTLRSLGVAAAVTVICIVLAVPMAFFMAKVASARSRHWLVIAILTPLWASYLVKAYAWRILLANGGPVDTLLGGPGNGPGYGLFATVLVLSYLWLPYMILPIYAGLERLPDSLLEASADLGARAGRTFRAVVVPILIPSTFAGSIFTFSLSLGDYITVQIVGGKTQLIGNLVYANIGAANNLPFAAAIATIPVLIMVIYLVAVRRSGALEEL; translated from the coding sequence GTGACCAGTCTCGGTTCGTACCTGCACCGGCACCCGCGTCTGCGCCTGGCCGGCCTGCTCTCCGCGCCCCTGCTCTGGCTGGTCGTGGCCTATCTCGGCGCGCTCGCGGTGCTGCTGGTGTCCGCGTTCTGGACCGTGAACGGATTCACCGGCGGGGTGGTCCGGCAGTTCTCGCTCGCGAACTTCCGGACCATCCTGTCCGAAGAGGTCTACCGGGCCGTCACCCTGCGCAGCCTGGGAGTGGCGGCCGCGGTGACGGTCATCTGCATCGTCCTGGCGGTGCCGATGGCGTTCTTCATGGCCAAGGTCGCCTCGGCGCGGTCGCGGCACTGGCTGGTGATCGCGATCCTCACCCCGCTGTGGGCGTCGTACCTGGTCAAGGCGTACGCCTGGCGGATCCTCCTGGCGAACGGCGGGCCGGTCGACACGCTGCTCGGCGGCCCGGGCAACGGTCCCGGCTACGGACTGTTCGCCACCGTCCTGGTGCTGTCGTACCTGTGGTTGCCCTACATGATCCTGCCGATCTACGCGGGCCTGGAGCGACTGCCGGACTCGCTGCTGGAGGCGTCCGCGGACCTGGGCGCCCGGGCCGGCCGGACGTTCCGCGCCGTGGTGGTGCCGATCCTGATCCCCTCGACCTTCGCGGGGTCGATCTTCACGTTCTCGCTGTCGCTGGGCGACTACATCACCGTGCAGATCGTCGGCGGGAAGACGCAGCTGATCGGGAACCTGGTCTACGCCAACATCGGGGCGGCCAACAACCTGCCGTTCGCGGCCGCCATCGCCACCATCCCCGTCCTGATCATGGTGATCTACCTGGTCGCGGTCCGTCGCTCGGGCGCTCTGGAGGAGTTGTGA
- a CDS encoding ABC transporter permease, whose translation MTLSAPARWALRVFMGFGLTFIYVPLLLVLVNSFNGDRTFAWPPHDWTTRWWAAAWDNDGARQALLTSIRAGLGATAIALVLGTMVAFAVQRFAFFGRDTVSLLIVLPIALPGIVTGIALDSAWRSVMGDLGVSKGMFSVIVGHATFCVVTVYNNVLARLRRTGTNLEDASADLGASPLQTFRYVTFPLIRSALLAGGLLAFALSFDEIIVTTFTAGPGVTTLPIWIFNNLFRPNQAPVVNVVAAVLIVLSVIPVWLAQRLAGPEAGASRT comes from the coding sequence GTGACGCTGTCCGCACCGGCCCGCTGGGCGCTGCGTGTCTTCATGGGCTTCGGGCTGACCTTCATCTACGTGCCGCTGCTGCTGGTGCTGGTCAACTCGTTCAACGGCGACCGGACCTTCGCCTGGCCGCCGCACGACTGGACGACCCGGTGGTGGGCGGCGGCCTGGGACAACGACGGCGCCCGGCAGGCCCTGCTCACCTCGATCCGGGCGGGGCTCGGCGCGACCGCGATCGCGCTGGTGCTGGGCACGATGGTGGCGTTCGCGGTGCAGCGGTTCGCGTTCTTCGGCCGGGACACGGTCTCGCTGCTGATCGTGCTGCCGATCGCGCTGCCCGGCATCGTCACCGGCATCGCGCTGGACAGCGCCTGGCGGTCGGTGATGGGTGACCTCGGGGTCAGCAAGGGCATGTTCTCGGTGATCGTCGGGCACGCCACGTTCTGCGTGGTCACGGTCTACAACAACGTGCTGGCCCGGCTGCGCCGGACCGGCACGAATCTGGAGGACGCCTCGGCGGATCTCGGGGCGTCACCGTTACAGACTTTCCGGTACGTCACTTTCCCGCTGATCCGCTCGGCGCTGCTGGCCGGTGGGCTGCTGGCCTTCGCCCTGTCCTTCGACGAAATCATCGTCACCACGTTCACGGCCGGTCCCGGGGTGACGACGCTGCCCATCTGGATCTTCAACAACCTGTTCCGGCCGAACCAGGCGCCGGTGGTCAACGTGGTCGCGGCCGTACTGATCGTGCTGTCGGTGATCCCGGTGTGGCTGGCCCAGCGGCTGGCCGGTCCGGAGGCGGGTGCCAGCCGCACCTGA
- a CDS encoding dihydrofolate reductase family protein translates to MGDVIVIQFITLDGVVSDPDGRGGTGHGGWAFKFGTGPVDGDKFRLGSRMVEGVHLYGRRTWEAFAKVWPSRDSEFAGLMNAAAKRVATRTGIDAAAWSNSAAIDGDPVAWVKEERQTRDVVVIGSLSVVRALAAADLVDEYRLVTFPVVAGAGDRLFADGQGADFRFTTIEPGSGGVTALTVLRRDR, encoded by the coding sequence ATGGGCGACGTCATCGTCATTCAATTCATCACGCTGGACGGCGTGGTCTCCGACCCGGACGGCCGGGGCGGCACCGGGCACGGCGGCTGGGCGTTCAAGTTCGGGACCGGGCCGGTCGACGGCGACAAGTTCCGGCTCGGCTCGCGGATGGTCGAGGGAGTTCATCTGTACGGGCGACGCACCTGGGAGGCGTTCGCCAAGGTGTGGCCCAGCCGCGACAGCGAATTCGCGGGGCTGATGAACGCCGCGGCCAAGCGGGTCGCCACCCGGACCGGCATCGACGCGGCCGCCTGGTCGAACTCGGCCGCGATCGACGGCGACCCGGTCGCCTGGGTCAAGGAGGAGCGGCAGACCCGTGACGTCGTGGTGATCGGCAGCCTGAGCGTGGTGCGGGCGCTCGCGGCGGCCGATCTGGTCGACGAGTACCGGCTGGTGACCTTCCCGGTGGTGGCCGGGGCCGGTGACCGGTTGTTCGCCGACGGTCAGGGCGCCGACTTCCGGTTCACCACGATCGAACCGGGCTCCGGTGGGGTGACGGCCCTGACCGTGCTGCGCCGGGATCGCTGA